The sequence below is a genomic window from Draconibacterium halophilum.
TTGCCTCCCGGTCGGAATCGGTAGCCACCAAAAAGTCAATGCCAAAATTCAGCCATCTAATTTTATGGTGGTAATCTTTTATTAGTGTTCGCAGCGTTTTATGGCTGGCACTGTCCGTGTAGCTTATTCCGCCATCAACATTATCAGCAATCACATCGCGTACCCGCGTGGCACAGTTATCAAAGAAAAAATTATAGCGGTAAACCCTGTTTTCGGGTTCGGCATTCCAAAGCAAAAAGTTGACGATTGTTTGTTTTTCTTGCGCAGTCAAATTTAATTTCTGCTCAAAAACGCTGCGTTTGGCTTGCCGGTAATCATTCAGAAATGTATCAAAACGATAGGCGCCAAGTAGGTAATCCGTTTTCCCGGCACAAAAACGATATAAAAAATTGGGGCTGCTGAAATCGAAAATTCCGTAATTAAAAACCACGTCGTAATTCACCCTCGGATCTTCTACCCGAATAGCCGAATGACCGTAAACCGAATACATCTCGTCTCCCGGGCTACAGGTAATAATGCTAACCGTTGCCTTTTCAGACAATTGAAAAGCCAGCCCATTAAATGCCAGGGCTACAAATACCACAATTAAAAGCCGCTTTATAAGATTCATGAATGCTTTTTCTGACTTATTTTAAATTTCAATAAAGGAACAAAAAAGCAAATTTATGACATAGAAAAAAACGTCATATTTTAATTTAGACTTGTTCCAGATTAGAAAATCCAATTCTTTTTCCAATCTTTGCATTGAATTATTTATTAAAGGTGGACGTGATGCTCAGTGCTATAAATGCACAAAAAAGCCACACGTCAGACAGAAAGCAGAGGGGATAATATGAGTTGTAATGGATGTTCGTTTAACAATAATTCAACAAGTACAATAGCACAAGGATACGACTGGTTAAGTGACTTGCCAGACACCACCGATAAATCAGATATTGTTGAAGTTAAGTTTAAATCTACCCGAAAGGAATACTATAAAAATGTTGAAAATCTTCATTTAAAACGTGGAGATCGAATTGTTGTTGCCACCTCGCCGGGGCACGATGTAGGCGAGGTAACGTTAACCGGTTACCTGGCCGAAAAACAATTTAAGCTGCGGATTAAAAACCCGTCGCGTTACAATCTGAACGTGGTTTACCGCAAAGCTTCAGATAACGATATTCAAACATTGAATGAGGCACGAAGCCGCGAAAAAGCGACAATGATAAGGGCACGCGAGGCAGCAAAAGAGCTGGGCCTGGAAATGAAAATTGGCGATGTTGAATTTAGGGGCGACAACAAAAAAGCTATTTTCTACTACCTGGCAGAAGGTCGTGTAGATTTTAGGGAACTGATTAGAGTTTATGCCCGCGAGTTCCGCATTAAAGTGGAGATGAAACAAATTGGTGCCCGCCAGGAAGCCGGGTTGATTGGAGGAATTGGCTCTTGCGGTCGCGAGTTATGTTGCTCGAGCTGGCGAACCGATTTTTCAAGTATCTCGTCGGATGCAGCACTAAAACAGGGTTTATCGCCATCGGCACAAAAAATGGCCGGCGCCTGCGGAAAACTAAAATGTTGCCTACTTTACGAGTTGGATGCCTACATTGAAGCCGGAAACGAATTCCCCCGCGAATTGCTCGATCTGGAACTGGAGTCGGGAATTGCCAAGCCATTCAAGACCGATTTCCTGAAAAAAGAAATCTGGTATGGATTAGCAGGAAGCATGGGAACCACATTCAACTTATCGCTGAAACAGGTGCGCGATATTATTCAGAAAAATAAACGGGGAATTAAACCCGAACTCCATACGTTTAGTGCGCAGCCGAAAGAGCAAAACAAAATGGAAGTTACCCTTGACGAACGTCTGGATCGTTTCGATAAAAAGAAACCTTCGCGAAACAAGAAAAGACGCAACAAAAAGGGAGGCCGCAATTTCGAGAATAAGAATCCGCAAAACAAACAAAACGCTTCGGATAACAGCGATACGAGTAAAAGGCCAAACAAACGGAGAAATAACAATCCCAACAGAAAAAGGAAACAGGGATTTAAAGGCAAAAAAGGGGCGCAAACGTCGAATAATGCAAATTAATGGGAGTCCCAAATAGTTAGGGCTGCATTAAAACGTACCAAGCCATGGGCATTACGAAAGTCCACTCATTTTTAATAGGCATAATGAGATTATAACAGCAGGTCGGTGCTGTCATTTCGAAGGAGGAACGACTGAGAAATCTGTTTTATTTGTGAGAGGTTTAGCTCCGCTGATTTTCAATTCTCCTCATTCTTCGTCGAAATAACAATAAAGTTTGAGCCTGTTTTTGATTAAAGATGAGTGTTATTAAAATCTGGCATTTGCAAAATAGTGAAGTAATCTCCAGCTTTTTCCAGACACGATTATAAGCTATTTCTTACGGATAACAGTCATACCATCGCGTAGCGGAAGGATAACTTTTTCTACGCGATCGTCGTTTTTAACCAGCTTATTAAATTCCTGAATACCAATGGTCTGTCTATCATCGTGCCGGGGCTTGCCCAGCACTTTACCGCTCCACAGTGTGTTGTCGGCAATCAGATAAGCTCCCGATTGCATTTTGTCGATAAGCAGCTGGTAATAGTCCACATACTCACGCTTATCGGCATCAATAAAAACCAGATCGAACGACTGATCGAGCGAGGGGATCAGATCTGTTGCAGCGCCAATTTTTTGCTCAATTAAATGCGACACTCCGGCTTTTCCAAAATATTTCCGGGCCAGCGTCTCCAGTTCATCATCCATTTCAATGGTAATTAGCTTGCCATCATCAGGCAATCCTTTAGCCAGGCAAATGGCCGAATAACCGGTAAAAGTTCCCAGTTCAAGAACTGTTTTGGGTCGAATCATTTTTGCCAGCATCGTTAATACCTGCCCCTGCAAATGTCCCGAAATCATACGGGCACCCAGCACCTTCAAATTGGTTTCGCGATCCAGTTCGGTTAAAACCGGATCTTCCTCATCAATGTGATCCAAAATATATTGATGTAATGCCTTTTGCCTGTCCATTACCGTTTATTTATAAATCAAGGTACTCATCTGGTTTTTGTCCAGTACCATATTTGCCACTTCCTGAATATCCTCGGCAGTTATGGCTTCAATTTTTTTGAAGATCACCTGCAAAGAATCAACCTTATCAAAAAGCATATAACTTTTCCCAATGGTCAACATCAAATCTTCGCGGCTTTCGTTTGATATGGCAATCTGGCCAACGAGCTGCTTTTTTGCCCTGCTTAACTGAACAGCGCCCATTTTTTTATCACGCAGCAAATCAAACTCTTTATGCACCAGCGCCACAGCCTTATTCAGGTTCTCTTTATCGGTGCCAAAATACACGTTAAACAAACCGGTATCGGAATAAGCGGTGTACGACGACTCAACGTTGTAGGCCATTCCGCGCCGTTCGCGCATGGCCAGATTTAACCGCGAGTTGAGTGCATTTCCGCCAAGTACATTATTAAGCAGAACCATGGCAATACGCTTTGGATTTTTAAAATCAAAAGCTACATTCCCATCACACAGTGCGACTGAAAAGTATCTTTAATGATGGTTTTTGATTGTGGCCGGTAATCCAGGAATCGCTCTCGGCCCAACTGCCGCAAGCGTTGCTCCACGCCGCCAAAATACTTCTCCAGCATTTTCACCAAAGCAGTAAAACTGATATTTCCCACCGAGCTAATCACCATCTGATCGGTATGGTAGTTATTGGCAATAAAATTGAAAATCTTATCGCGGTTAAAAGAACGCAGCTTTTCTTTTGTACCTAAGATATTCCGCGCAATGGGATGGCCGTCAAACACCTGCTCTTCAAATTCATCAAAGATCAACTCCGATGGCGTATCGTTATACGAATTTATTTCTTCAACAACTACCTCTTTTTCGCGATTGAGTTCCCTTTCAGGGTAAGTGCTGTTAAAAAGGATGTCGTTTAAAAGTTCTGCCGTACGCTCGTAATGCTCGCTTAAAAAAGTAGCAAACAGCACGGTTTCTTCTTTTGTGGTGTAGGCATTTAACTCACCACCAACACCCTCGATACGACTTAACACATGAAAAGATTTACGCTTTTTTGTGCCCTTAAAAACCGAGTGTTCGATAAAGTGCGCCAGGCCGTGTTCATCTTCCTTTTCGTCGCGCGATCCGGTGTTTATTAATATTCCCAGATGCCCCACCGGGGAATCGGTTTTCTGATGAATTATGCGAATGCCGTTATTTAATGTATGTATCAGATAATCAGTATCAACCATTGTCTTTTAAACTAATCGTGCAAAAGTATAAAAAGTATTGGATTGCCAGCTTAAACCGTTTAGAAAACAAATGAGAGTATTGTATTGTGAAATTGAAATTCTCTTAGACTACAAGGGATTACCAAAAAATCTAATAAATATAAAATTACCAATATTGAATAATCAATATCCAAATCAACTCCAATATGATGCGTTTTTCATCATTTTACATTGGTTATTCAATATTGAACATTCACTATTTTCTTGCTTTTTAAGAATTTACAACCACTGCCCCACCAGAAAAAAGACGAAACTCATAAAGCCATACTTAATTTCTTAAACTGAATAATTTAATTTTTTTCAATTTTTTTTGCGTTGAACTTTGTGATTTTAAAAAAATGTATACTTTTGCAACACCAAAATAAAGGGGGTGCTACTTAAAGCCCAACTTTACAACGGTGCCATAGCTCAGTTGGTAGAGCAACGGACTGAAAATCCGTGTGTCCCTGGTTCAATTCCAGGTGGCACCACAAAAGGGAGAAACTTGTTTTCTCCCTTTTGATTTTTATATCTGCCTGAAACTTAATACCTTTTTTAAAAGCACGGATTACAAATCCGCGCCAGCGGGGGATTTTATTCGGCCAATAGTTATTCACGACAGTTATAATTAGCCAAAAACAAAAGGCTGCCCTCCGGAACAGCCTTTCGTAATTTTACCTTTTCCAAAGTTTAAAACTTTGGAAAAGTTGATTAAGCCGTGGAATTACTCCACCACCTCGTCCTCGGGTTCTTCGCCCGGCCTCGATACATAAACCACGCCCCACTGGCGCGCCAGTTTACGGCGGTTGGCCGGTGTTTCTTTACGGTAGTAAAACTCTACCTCATCGTAAATATCACGTATCAGCTCGTCGATTTCGGGCAGCATATCCAGCACATCTTTGTTCTCGGCATCAAAAGCCTGCTTTTCGGCCGACTGTGCATTGCTTAGCTCAACGTACTTGTTCAGCTCGGCTTCTACCTCTGCTGCCGACGGATTGCTCATTGGCACTTTTTCCTGTATGCTTTCGGTTTCTGTACCGGGAACAACCGGAATTACAGGCGCTTCGGGTGCGCTTTGCTGTGTTCGTTTTTCCTCGCCGGCTACCAGGTTACGTGCCCAGGTTACCAGGTCTTGCTCGGTACTCAGTTTAGGCAAGTCGCTCTGGCTGGCATTTAATCCGTAGTACAGGCGGTCGGCCGGAGAAAACACGCCGCGCTCAACAGCCATATTAAAAACACGAATAAAATGCGACACGATGCGCAACAGTACCTGCTGCTGCGCATTCTCAGCCCCGGAGGCCTCGGCTTGTTTGGCAAACTGTTCCTGCCGCTCGGCAATTTCCTGCCGCATAGAAGCATAAAGGCTTGCCAGTTTTGTTTGCGTTTCGGTACTTATCGCCCATTGTTCAGCGGGCGTACTGCTTGCTTTTTCGTTGGTTTTTTCCAACACATTGGTTCTGCCAATTATGGTATTTGGCAATTCTCTGTAAGGCATACGCTTAAAGATTTAGTCCCGGGGGTTATTCCAATTGGAAAGTATCCGGGTTGATTAATAAAATATGAAAAATAGATTCCGGAGGAATTTCGTGTTAACAGCCAACATATAACAGTAAAAAACAGCGTAAAAACCAATACCATAGAGGGTTTTAGCAAGTGCGAAGAGGGCCGTTTTTGTGTAAAAATGCTACCCGCCGCAGTTAAAGGGGCGCATTTTTGTATAAAAACAGAGGCCTCCGCAATTAAAAGGGGCCATTTTTTTATAA
It includes:
- a CDS encoding PSP1 domain-containing protein, with product MSCNGCSFNNNSTSTIAQGYDWLSDLPDTTDKSDIVEVKFKSTRKEYYKNVENLHLKRGDRIVVATSPGHDVGEVTLTGYLAEKQFKLRIKNPSRYNLNVVYRKASDNDIQTLNEARSREKATMIRAREAAKELGLEMKIGDVEFRGDNKKAIFYYLAEGRVDFRELIRVYAREFRIKVEMKQIGARQEAGLIGGIGSCGRELCCSSWRTDFSSISSDAALKQGLSPSAQKMAGACGKLKCCLLYELDAYIEAGNEFPRELLDLELESGIAKPFKTDFLKKEIWYGLAGSMGTTFNLSLKQVRDIIQKNKRGIKPELHTFSAQPKEQNKMEVTLDERLDRFDKKKPSRNKKRRNKKGGRNFENKNPQNKQNASDNSDTSKRPNKRRNNNPNRKRKQGFKGKKGAQTSNNAN
- a CDS encoding M16 family metallopeptidase; this encodes MVDTDYLIHTLNNGIRIIHQKTDSPVGHLGILINTGSRDEKEDEHGLAHFIEHSVFKGTKKRKSFHVLSRIEGVGGELNAYTTKEETVLFATFLSEHYERTAELLNDILFNSTYPERELNREKEVVVEEINSYNDTPSELIFDEFEEQVFDGHPIARNILGTKEKLRSFNRDKIFNFIANNYHTDQMVISSVGNISFTALVKMLEKYFGGVEQRLRQLGRERFLDYRPQSKTIIKDTFQSHCVMGM
- a CDS encoding M16 family metallopeptidase; protein product: MVLLNNVLGGNALNSRLNLAMRERRGMAYNVESSYTAYSDTGLFNVYFGTDKENLNKAVALVHKEFDLLRDKKMGAVQLSRAKKQLVGQIAISNESREDLMLTIGKSYMLFDKVDSLQVIFKKIEAITAEDIQEVANMVLDKNQMSTLIYK
- a CDS encoding O-methyltransferase, which encodes MDRQKALHQYILDHIDEEDPVLTELDRETNLKVLGARMISGHLQGQVLTMLAKMIRPKTVLELGTFTGYSAICLAKGLPDDGKLITIEMDDELETLARKYFGKAGVSHLIEQKIGAATDLIPSLDQSFDLVFIDADKREYVDYYQLLIDKMQSGAYLIADNTLWSGKVLGKPRHDDRQTIGIQEFNKLVKNDDRVEKVILPLRDGMTVIRKK
- a CDS encoding Lnb N-terminal periplasmic domain-containing protein; translated protein: MNLIKRLLIVVFVALAFNGLAFQLSEKATVSIITCSPGDEMYSVYGHSAIRVEDPRVNYDVVFNYGIFDFSSPNFLYRFCAGKTDYLLGAYRFDTFLNDYRQAKRSVFEQKLNLTAQEKQTIVNFLLWNAEPENRVYRYNFFFDNCATRVRDVIADNVDGGISYTDSASHKTLRTLIKDYHHKIRWLNFGIDFLVATDSDREATLEEEMFLPDYVMTHFAAARRNDNGQNIAQKARVLYRAPEQNTGLTWIWGPLVFFSLLIVIVAFVTYRQFKREKMKPAMDVLLYGINGFGGLLITWFTIYSEHPAMSPNYNLVWLVPINLLFAIVWLRKKWRPVLRYYHLVFAAWMIVFFVSAPFLPQKFHPVFFVFAATFFMRALAHSLLVLKFLKAAPK